In Leptospira congkakensis, one DNA window encodes the following:
- a CDS encoding ACP S-malonyltransferase, which produces MTSAKLLTGTLQNSQKFFLQFGGQGSPYLKELVKLYAEPELKEFFETSFKTIAEIAARDGKSPLLNEGFDFKSWIENPDGAPSEDYLARAPISVPGIFMTQIANYVLVSKRGYPTAELIKATGAVSGHSQGVIASALVGLGKDGADFLTAYSDFLKFVFYLGFNGQKVYPNFVVPEEVVKENEANGDKNPAPMVAVIGYSKDELEERVKKTNDSLGLKGQDTVFISLYNTPDSMILSALPSSLLAFRKQWKAEMDEKKFKFVYLKTTAPFHCPFMETSLDKFNAEDASVVPFPYTGADLKVPVYSIFDGHNLQKDGNLRDILFKMVLIEPLYWDLAIAPIFNDSAINTIIDFGPSVVSQRLTGGHLKAKNIEKQSLCASNAKELKVILEA; this is translated from the coding sequence ATGACATCGGCCAAACTCCTTACTGGTACCCTCCAAAATTCACAAAAATTTTTCCTTCAATTTGGAGGACAGGGTTCACCTTATCTAAAAGAACTCGTAAAATTATATGCAGAACCAGAACTCAAAGAATTTTTCGAAACAAGTTTCAAAACCATTGCTGAAATTGCCGCTCGTGATGGCAAAAGTCCGCTTCTCAATGAAGGATTTGATTTCAAATCTTGGATTGAGAATCCAGATGGCGCTCCTTCTGAAGATTATCTAGCGCGCGCACCGATTTCTGTTCCAGGAATCTTTATGACACAAATTGCAAATTACGTTTTAGTTTCAAAACGTGGTTACCCAACAGCTGAACTCATCAAAGCAACTGGTGCTGTCAGTGGACATAGCCAAGGGGTCATTGCTTCTGCTCTTGTTGGTCTTGGAAAAGACGGAGCCGATTTTCTAACTGCATACTCTGATTTCTTAAAATTTGTTTTTTATCTTGGATTCAATGGTCAAAAAGTTTACCCTAACTTTGTTGTTCCGGAAGAAGTTGTGAAAGAAAACGAAGCCAATGGAGATAAAAATCCAGCACCAATGGTTGCAGTGATTGGTTATTCAAAAGATGAATTAGAAGAAAGAGTTAAAAAAACAAATGATTCCCTTGGACTCAAAGGCCAAGACACAGTTTTCATTTCTCTATACAACACTCCAGATTCCATGATTCTTTCTGCACTTCCTTCTTCTCTTCTTGCATTCCGTAAACAATGGAAAGCAGAAATGGATGAAAAGAAATTTAAGTTTGTGTATTTGAAAACAACTGCACCTTTCCATTGCCCATTTATGGAAACTTCACTTGATAAATTCAATGCGGAAGATGCATCTGTAGTTCCATTCCCATATACCGGTGCTGATCTAAAAGTTCCTGTATACAGTATCTTTGATGGTCACAACTTACAAAAAGATGGGAACCTTCGTGACATTCTTTTTAAAATGGTCCTCATTGAGCCACTTTACTGGGATTTGGCGATTGCTCCTATCTTTAATGACAGTGCCATCAACACAATCATTGACTTCGGACCAAGTGTTGTGAGCCAAAGATTAACTGGTGGACATTTAAAAGCAAAAAACATCGAAAAACAATCATTATGCGCATCTAATGCAAAGGAATTAAAAGTAATTCTAGAAGCATAA
- a CDS encoding M23 family metallopeptidase, which yields MILLNLRDLLKRNWFAANNQFFPFLLTICLSLLGTGCVSKGYTYQGNPLFGWMESSGEVRATDPYPILKRYPSFQATDFEFPVGGKYAEGFYLAQKFGAENGKFGGRKHLGEDWNAITGGDSDFAAPVYTFGNGVVSEIADYGGGWGKVVRIVHYHNVGNGDFWYLESVYAHLHTIDVEPGQLVKKTEWIGTIGDAGGSYPAHLHFELRSTIGAPLGGGYALKTEGFLPPTRWLMQYGPKEKSFTEESFQYLLEKGGTL from the coding sequence ATGATTCTTTTAAATCTTCGAGATCTTCTAAAAAGAAATTGGTTCGCAGCAAATAACCAATTTTTTCCTTTTTTACTCACAATCTGTCTATCGCTACTTGGGACAGGTTGTGTTTCCAAAGGTTACACCTACCAAGGAAATCCTCTCTTTGGTTGGATGGAATCTTCTGGCGAAGTTCGTGCCACAGACCCTTATCCCATTCTCAAACGATATCCTTCTTTCCAAGCGACCGACTTCGAATTCCCAGTAGGTGGAAAGTATGCCGAAGGATTCTACTTAGCGCAAAAGTTTGGAGCCGAAAATGGTAAGTTTGGTGGTAGAAAACATTTAGGCGAAGATTGGAATGCCATCACGGGAGGTGACAGCGATTTTGCTGCTCCCGTATACACTTTTGGTAACGGAGTAGTTTCAGAAATTGCCGACTATGGTGGTGGTTGGGGAAAGGTAGTTCGAATTGTTCACTACCATAATGTAGGGAACGGAGACTTCTGGTATTTGGAATCTGTTTATGCCCACCTACATACAATCGATGTAGAACCAGGTCAATTGGTAAAAAAAACAGAATGGATCGGAACCATCGGTGATGCTGGTGGAAGTTATCCGGCGCATTTACATTTCGAACTTCGTTCGACCATTGGTGCACCGTTAGGTGGTGGATATGCGTTAAAAACAGAAGGATTTTTACCACCAACACGGTGGCTTATGCAGTATGGACCGAAGGAAAAATCTTTTACGGAAGAAAGTTTTCAGTATCTACTGGAAAAAGGCGGAACCCTTTAG
- a CDS encoding thioredoxin family protein, which yields MRKYPSAFYMEHRFRILFSFLFFGFTLTAVSYCSKQSDIIFSNYEESLVLAKNSNRKLIVVFGADWCPDCRALDGIFEEPEPKALLKENFILFKVDVGRFDKNLSLNDTLGNPIENGIPALVVIDPSGKILTSTKGGEFSNASKMTKEQVLEYLYRL from the coding sequence ATGCGGAAGTATCCTTCCGCTTTTTATATGGAACACAGATTCCGAATTCTTTTCTCCTTCCTATTTTTTGGATTCACACTTACCGCTGTCTCCTACTGTTCCAAACAAAGTGACATAATATTTTCGAATTACGAAGAAAGTTTGGTTTTGGCAAAAAACTCAAACAGAAAACTCATCGTAGTTTTTGGCGCCGACTGGTGTCCCGACTGTAGAGCATTAGATGGGATCTTTGAAGAACCAGAACCAAAAGCTCTCCTCAAAGAAAATTTTATCCTCTTCAAAGTAGATGTGGGTCGTTTCGACAAAAACTTAAGTCTAAATGATACACTTGGGAATCCCATTGAAAATGGAATTCCTGCTCTTGTTGTCATTGACCCTTCAGGTAAAATTCTCACCTCCACCAAAGGAGGAGAATTCTCTAACGCGAGTAAGATGACAAAAGAACAAGTTTTAGAATATTTATACCGTCTTTAG
- a CDS encoding WYL domain-containing protein, which produces MNPSTARAASKLNLIRLLASHPEGLGLEEIQSVTGHKSIAALKKDLGELYMIEMYPYSPTDAVDLDFDGEKVKIRLPIAVDSALPLSPKEWSLLRSLLITDKNTEDSKVKKSILDKIDSVIPSGDWSPYQKTKETIIEAIGAKKTLTIVYWKRDTQEKETRTLAPWLLWEENDSYLLAYDLAKEGFRSFRLDYILDLSITDTKYPTLPDTAGEFLEGFKQLFGADSENKENAKLWITDGASYHLGMKLNLTPTGNQKQIGDSNYREFQAPIRDQNWFIQTILGYGTSVFVSEPKEIKTSIQLHLQSVAPSKPNLHSLS; this is translated from the coding sequence ATGAATCCATCTACTGCTCGGGCCGCTTCCAAGTTAAATTTAATCCGCCTTCTGGCTTCACATCCAGAGGGGCTTGGATTAGAAGAAATTCAAAGCGTAACGGGTCACAAATCAATCGCTGCTCTCAAAAAAGATTTGGGTGAGTTGTATATGATTGAGATGTATCCGTATTCTCCAACTGATGCAGTAGATTTAGATTTTGATGGGGAGAAAGTAAAAATCCGACTCCCCATTGCTGTTGATTCTGCACTACCGCTTTCCCCAAAAGAATGGTCTCTCCTTCGTTCGCTTCTAATCACTGATAAAAACACCGAAGATTCTAAAGTTAAAAAATCCATTTTAGACAAAATTGATTCGGTCATTCCTTCGGGAGACTGGTCTCCTTACCAAAAAACAAAGGAAACCATAATTGAAGCCATTGGTGCAAAAAAAACACTAACAATTGTTTATTGGAAAAGAGACACCCAAGAGAAAGAAACAAGAACTTTAGCTCCTTGGTTGTTATGGGAAGAAAATGATTCTTACCTATTGGCTTATGATTTGGCAAAAGAAGGATTCAGATCCTTTCGATTGGATTATATTTTAGACCTTAGTATTACTGATACAAAATATCCAACCCTACCTGATACAGCAGGGGAATTCCTAGAAGGATTCAAACAATTGTTTGGTGCCGATTCCGAAAACAAAGAAAATGCAAAACTTTGGATCACGGATGGAGCTTCTTATCATTTGGGAATGAAACTGAACCTGACACCAACAGGGAACCAAAAACAAATTGGTGATTCTAATTATCGAGAATTCCAAGCTCCTATCCGAGACCAAAATTGGTTCATCCAAACCATTTTGGGATATGGAACTTCTGTGTTTGTTTCTGAACCAAAAGAAATCAAAACTTCCATCCAATTGCACCTACAATCAGTAGCACCATCAAAACCAAATCTCCATTCGTTATCTTAG
- a CDS encoding flavin-containing monooxygenase: MALPKVCVIGAGSSGITVIKSLKENGIPFDCYEKGSDVGGNWRYKNDNGLSNIYKSLHINTHRDRMEYRDYPMPTNYADYPNHEPIQNYFLSYVDHFGLRKHIQFKNGIKKAERTEDGIWKITPEKGPVKYYDALVVANGHHWNERWPNPAFPGKFSGQVIHSHSYVDPKTPVNCEGKNVVILGMGNSAMDISVELSRPGVAKKVFLSARRGAYVIPNYLFGKPLDKLTEYTPHWVPFFIQQTLAHLLIRFGVGKMEDFGLPKPDHKFGSAHPTISQDLLVRLGRGDIKPKPVITELKGKKIAFADGTEEDADVLIYCTGYNIKFPFFDEDFLSAPDNYIPLYYKMIKPGINDLFFVGLMQPLGAIMPLAECQGKWISQYLTGNYVLPSKVDMEKFIERDQEKMKKRYVSSTRHTIQVDYDSFLYEMKEEMATGKKRSAKLGNHLPIEARAEFLSEGRHDSFKSSRSSKKKLVRSK, encoded by the coding sequence ATGGCACTTCCTAAAGTTTGTGTAATTGGGGCCGGTTCTTCCGGTATAACAGTCATTAAATCATTAAAGGAAAATGGAATTCCTTTTGATTGTTATGAAAAAGGAAGTGATGTTGGCGGTAACTGGCGTTATAAAAACGACAATGGCCTCAGTAATATTTATAAATCCCTTCATATCAATACTCACAGGGATCGTATGGAATACCGCGATTATCCCATGCCCACAAATTATGCGGACTACCCTAATCACGAACCCATTCAAAATTACTTTTTATCTTATGTGGATCATTTCGGACTTCGTAAACACATCCAATTCAAAAATGGAATCAAAAAAGCAGAACGAACCGAAGATGGAATTTGGAAAATCACTCCAGAAAAAGGTCCTGTTAAATACTATGACGCGTTAGTTGTCGCCAATGGACACCATTGGAATGAACGTTGGCCGAATCCCGCTTTCCCAGGAAAATTTTCTGGCCAAGTCATACATTCCCACTCCTATGTTGACCCAAAAACACCCGTTAACTGCGAAGGCAAAAATGTTGTTATCCTTGGTATGGGAAATAGTGCCATGGATATCTCTGTGGAACTTTCTAGACCTGGGGTTGCTAAAAAAGTATTTTTATCCGCAAGGCGTGGTGCTTATGTCATTCCTAACTATCTATTTGGAAAACCATTAGATAAACTTACAGAATACACACCTCACTGGGTTCCGTTTTTTATCCAACAAACACTCGCTCACCTTCTGATTCGATTTGGTGTTGGGAAAATGGAAGACTTCGGTTTGCCAAAACCAGATCATAAGTTTGGTTCTGCCCACCCAACCATCTCTCAAGATTTACTCGTAAGGCTTGGCCGAGGGGATATCAAACCAAAACCAGTGATCACAGAACTCAAAGGTAAAAAAATCGCCTTTGCGGATGGAACAGAAGAAGATGCTGATGTTCTCATTTACTGTACCGGATACAATATCAAGTTTCCATTCTTTGATGAAGATTTTTTATCAGCCCCCGATAACTACATCCCTCTTTACTACAAAATGATCAAACCAGGAATCAATGATTTATTTTTTGTAGGACTTATGCAGCCATTAGGTGCTATTATGCCACTGGCGGAATGCCAAGGAAAATGGATTTCACAATATCTCACTGGAAATTATGTATTACCTTCCAAAGTGGATATGGAGAAATTCATCGAACGTGACCAAGAAAAAATGAAAAAAAGGTATGTGAGTAGCACTCGCCACACCATCCAAGTGGATTATGATTCTTTTCTTTATGAGATGAAAGAAGAAATGGCAACAGGTAAAAAAAGATCCGCGAAACTCGGAAACCATTTGCCAATCGAAGCACGAGCGGAATTCCTTTCGGAAGGACGTCATGATTCTTTTAAATCTTCGAGATCTTCTAAAAAGAAATTGGTTCGCAGCAAATAA
- a CDS encoding sodium:solute symporter family protein — protein MFVSLAPIDYSILFVFVGFMVLIGILLKKSMNQSSDFLLAGRKIPSWITGIAFISANISALELLGMSASGAEYGFLTFHFYYLGAIPGMIFLGIFMMPFYYSSKIRSVPEYLRFRFNRPAHLLNASITLLSLALGSGIYLYSLSLVFETMFGWNPHISILFSACIVLVYTYFGGLSSSIYTEVMQFFLTVLGLFPLVIIGLTKLGGWDGLMQKIPHSHKHMWSGLTNGQNELGWDLLSVTVGLGFVLSFSYWTCGFTEVQRAMAAKDYRAARRTPLIGAMFKLFLPFLTVIPGLIALTEFSKEMNGEYNKSFLILLKNYYPSGMLGLGTTALLAAFMAGMSSSITAMNTIFTYDIYQTYINQNREDKDYLKIGKLCTMFAVIFAIFASYIAMQFENIMNYIQLLFSFFNAPLIAIFLLGMFWKRASGWSAFYGMLLGTASGLVHFILYSLGRIYYKSDMVSNFYGAIVSGMVCFLTMVIVSLIEKEDPQKDLHGLVYSDRDQTNPFWDPRILAWGVGLIVLLAGFNIIFA, from the coding sequence ATGTTTGTCTCGCTCGCTCCCATCGATTATTCCATCCTATTTGTTTTTGTTGGGTTTATGGTTCTGATTGGGATTCTTCTGAAGAAATCCATGAACCAATCGAGCGATTTCCTTCTGGCAGGTCGAAAGATACCCAGTTGGATTACGGGCATTGCTTTTATTTCCGCCAATATCTCCGCACTGGAATTACTCGGGATGAGTGCCAGTGGTGCCGAATATGGATTTTTAACCTTTCACTTCTACTACCTAGGTGCGATTCCTGGAATGATTTTTCTTGGGATCTTTATGATGCCATTTTACTATTCTTCAAAAATCAGAAGTGTTCCAGAATACTTACGTTTTAGGTTTAATCGACCAGCGCACCTCTTAAATGCATCTATCACATTATTATCGTTAGCACTTGGATCGGGGATTTATCTTTATTCTTTGTCTTTGGTTTTTGAAACGATGTTTGGTTGGAATCCTCACATATCGATTCTTTTTAGTGCCTGTATAGTTTTGGTTTATACATACTTTGGAGGACTTAGTTCTTCGATTTATACAGAGGTGATGCAATTTTTTTTAACAGTTCTTGGTCTTTTTCCTTTAGTGATTATCGGGTTAACAAAGTTAGGTGGATGGGATGGCCTTATGCAAAAAATCCCACATTCACACAAACATATGTGGTCGGGACTAACCAATGGACAAAACGAACTAGGTTGGGATTTGTTAAGTGTAACAGTGGGCCTTGGTTTTGTATTATCTTTTTCCTATTGGACTTGTGGGTTCACTGAAGTACAAAGAGCAATGGCTGCCAAAGATTATAGAGCGGCAAGAAGAACTCCTCTTATCGGAGCCATGTTTAAATTGTTTTTACCATTTCTAACCGTCATACCAGGGTTAATTGCATTAACTGAATTTTCTAAAGAAATGAATGGAGAATATAATAAAAGTTTTTTAATTTTACTAAAAAATTATTATCCTTCAGGAATGTTGGGTCTTGGGACAACTGCACTGTTAGCTGCCTTTATGGCTGGTATGTCCAGTTCTATCACCGCAATGAACACAATTTTTACTTATGATATTTATCAAACATATATCAACCAAAACAGAGAGGATAAGGATTATTTAAAAATTGGAAAACTCTGTACAATGTTTGCAGTTATATTTGCTATTTTTGCATCCTATATCGCGATGCAGTTTGAGAATATTATGAACTACATCCAGTTGTTATTTTCATTTTTTAATGCTCCTTTAATCGCTATATTTTTACTTGGAATGTTTTGGAAACGTGCTTCTGGTTGGAGTGCCTTCTACGGAATGTTACTCGGAACAGCGAGTGGACTCGTTCATTTTATCCTATATTCATTGGGGAGAATATATTACAAATCAGATATGGTTTCCAACTTTTACGGAGCTATCGTTTCCGGAATGGTTTGTTTTTTAACAATGGTGATTGTTAGTTTGATTGAAAAAGAAGATCCACAGAAAGACTTACACGGACTTGTTTATTCCGATCGAGATCAAACAAATCCGTTTTGGGATCCACGAATTTTAGCCTGGGGAGTTGGATTAATTGTCCTTCTTGCCGGATTTAATATCATTTTTGCATAA